The genomic window TGcttatacaaatgcaggtttctcctgacctcctcacacaagcgctcttgacttgcacatccactgttgttgtttttaccttcatctcctgatgtgtagtggcgattacatcttctagcgttTCTtagtgacagcaatggctcaaatgtgagtgttgtcaacttgtggacccactaatcaGTGCAAATAATTCGAAGCACATGCGCATTCTGCGCGTTCAAAGATGCACGGTTAGAAAAATAGGGCTGTGCGCGTTCAGTGCTTCActactctgctgatgacgagatttgtgtCACGCGTTCTTGTCttaccaaagtatactttgggctttagtgcTTGAAAAAACAGTCTTATTGAATTAACATAAGAAAACGTAATCCCACAACAAGGCGTCCAAACCCTTGGGAATTACACTTTCCAGCAATACAGAAATTTATCCAGACCAACAGAACTGTTATTTCATGAACCATCAATTTGTAGATCCATAAGTATTAGTAACTTATTACACCATATCCTAACCATTCAAAACATATTTGACGTTTAATATTcaagaccaatgagatttcacagtgggcGGGGCTAACAAGTGCAATGCCGCTGAAATATAAAACCAGAAATTTCAGGTCGCTCGTCACAGCTAGTTAGGACAAAATCTCTAATTTACAAGACAGCTTTTAATCGCTTGCTTCTTTATCATGTTGCGGCTGATTAGGACATTGTGTGATAGGCAACTATTTAATTAGATTTGAATGGATGTCACCATTACACAGAAAGGAAcagtttgctgttgttgtttttttaattcaggGTTCCAACATCTATTGAACAATTAAATTCGTTcaagataattaaatataatataattgaagGAATATATTGATATAACTGAATAAGgatcattttatagagattgcgcTCACAAAGAACAgtttctagccaattaaatattttgcagctgagcataactagaaaaacgcATATTTACTATTAAATTCTCCATGCCGAAAGTTTTCCAAGCCGAAGAACCTGTGTGAACCCTGTCAATTCCAacagtattattatttgttagACAGTTttatttgaactatccctttctgGTACATTATTCAACATCACAAAATCAAGCTGTGCCATTTGTGTTAGAGATTCCTGTTTAACCAATAGTGACTCTGTAGTGTCaacacaaagaaagagagagaaagagctggACAGAGGCAGGTGGAGGTTAGTAAGGATCACACAGAGGATCAGAGGGAGGGTTCACTCCTCCAGCAAGGGATCCACACTGACCGTCCTTCAGACTCTCCTCCTCTGTGGCTGCCTGTGCGCTGGGGTCCACCTCCATGGTGAGGCCCAGCTCCACTCTGGGGCCCTCAGCAGAGCTAGAGCCTTTCAGCTCCGCCGTGGGGCCTTCTGGATCCTGCACTCTAGGACACTGTGACTGAATCATGCCACAATTCAAAGGTCCATTACCGTCTGTGGCGGCAGGGGATGGAGGACTGGGGTCTTTTTCTTCTGTGCCATTGCATGCTGGGTAAGGGTTAGGAGGCTCGGACCCCTCCGTACTGCTGTCGTAAGGGTTCACGGGGGTTTCGTCCTTCAACTGCAGCTGAAGATCTGGGGTCTGCTCATCCTCAGGGCCCTGGCTGTGACCGTTGACGCCGCCTCTAAGCTGAGACCAACCGTCTGCGATgccatctgtggttgaaacaggGTCAGTGAAAAAGTTTTGACTTCGATTCATCCTCTGAGTTAAAACACTTGCTAATATATAATGACGTCGTAGACTCTGAAGGCACTGCCACACCAGTCATAATTGATGAAGACAGTAGCTTgaagcatgttttttttaaacgacTGAGACGTGGGTGGGCACATTATGCCCAGTGAAGAGCAGCAGGGATTCTGCAATATTAAAGATATCTTTTGGTCATAAAAAGAACTTGCAGTATAATCTAATCATGCAACATTAACAataccatttacaactgattactCAACTAGGCTGACATGTGAATGGTGTTTACCCATTACAAGCTGTTTCTCGCAACTGGGCCCTGGCCCCTACATAGGGTTCAGGTCCATccgttaatgttaatgttaacgttaatctttgggatttttttcaccCGTTTTATCCAGTGGTCAAAAATAATAGCATACCGCCTCTCAACAATTTGAGGCATCATTAATGCCCGTTGCACAAATGttgcaaaaaaaattacaagCAGAAATGTAatactttgggttaggggtttgttcaaatccctaaccccaatGAAAAGCAATAGtactagtgatgcttgccttagcaaacaccactaataatcaAGTGTTTgggtttaatatacagtaatcatgtaatcactgcTCACCCAGTGTGGCCTCAGCTGTGATGTCATGAATTGTCTGGGTGGTGGGGATTGAAGGGGTGCTGTCTGGGGTCTCCGTTTCATCgtcctcctcctcttctcctcCTCCATCTGGGCCTTTCTCCAGTCCCTCTATCTCCAGGATCCTCTTCTCCAGGAGTAGAGCTTGACGCTTCTGTTTCTTCTTCAtctttttcttcttgttcttTGACATCTTTGCCATCTGAAGGAGATAGAAGCACCAATCTGTTGCCTATTCTCTttctgtcttaaagggatagttcacccaaaaaattctctcatcatttacttaccctcacgccatcccagatgtgtatgactttttcttctgctgaacatgtatgaagatttttagaagaatatctcagctctgtacagtaggtctatacaatgcaagtgaatggtagccagaacttgaaactctaaaatcacataaaggcagcttaaaagtaacctatacgactccaatggttaaatccatatcttcagaagccatatgataggtgtgggtgagaaacatatcaatagttaagtcctttttttttttactataaatccccagtctcacttctacattcttcttttgttttaggcgattcgcattctttgtgtaaatcgccacctactgggcagggaggagaatttatagtaaaaaggactcaaatattgatctgtttgaccccacaactatcatattgcttctaaagatacggatttaaccactggagtcatgtggaatacttttatgctgcctttgtgatttttagaccatcaatgttctggccaccattcacttgcatcgtatggacctaaagagctcaaatattcttctaaaaatctatgtttgtgttcagcagaagaaaaagtcagatacagctaggatggcatgaggttgagtaaattatgagagaatttaaatttttgggtgaactatccttttaagacaaTCCAGTGAGACAATAACAAACATCCAGCATTTTAAACACTGGTATGAATGTAAAATGCAGCTCACAAAATGCCGATTCACACAGAGAAAACACATCACTAAGTGCAGTCACACATTTACAAAATtgactttttacatttaaatttacatttactttttatagtataaaagctcatttaactaaaaacattccaaaatattaaaagaaaacgTACTTGTTTGGGGGCTGGAGCTGTACTCACTGCAAtggggaaaaagaaaaaacaaagtcaGTATCCTCTCGTGCAAGATCAACATCACAGAAGCAGAGACAGTTCATAGGCAGTGCACATGAGGTTCTCCAGAGAAATTCAAACTGTGGGAATTTATCATCCTTCACTTGTTTAGAAGACTATGAGTCATTGCTCTCCATTTAGAAACATCCTGCAGACTTCATGTCACCCTACATAATGCATCAATGGATAAGTTATATGCTGAGCTGTCAGTGGATGTGAATGGCTCTACTTATAATGGCAAATTCATCAAGTCACTAAGTTACAGTTTTATACGCTTGTCAGCCTAGATATAGCACATAGTCATTACTAACAGTATCGTAATGttttatgtaaaatattgacaTACTATTTACCACTCTTCTTGTTCATAGTTTATTTTCAAACCAAGTAAAAACAACATAAgagatactgtacatttcagaatatTCATAGGCTTTCTGAACCCAGCCTTAatgcatgttttaaataaaaaaattctcacatatttagaataataattaaaacaagagTAAATGTCCACAGACCGTTAAGTTGTATTGCATTTTTTAGAGACTGCACTCACAAAAAGGAACTtctagattaaatattttagagtagaATACAAATAGAAATTTCAGTGACTTTAAGATTTAATTAATGCCCAATACTTTGCTTGgaaatcacattttcaaaattccctgatatttccatgaccatgggagtTTCAGCATGTTATCACCTGCAGAGCCAGAAGGGGGCGGGGCTCCAGATTTCTGCCACTCTGTGGCCTCGGCAGCCAGTCTCTTAACATACGCCTCATTCACATCCATCAGGATATTTTCTGGCTTTATATCTGTGTGGATGATTTTACACTTGGTGTGCAGGTAGTCCAGGCCTTGCAAGACCTGTGTAGAGAAAAAAATTAGATGGGAAGTAGATTTGACCATACACCTAAATATTGAAATATACAGTGCCAGTCAAATGTTTGTACACACTTGAATTAATTTATGCCTTTGTTGGACCGGattgtgaaggaaaagcagcagcCATCAAGTGGCcaacatacatgggaactccttcaatactgtttaaaaagcagccCAGGTGGAGCTGTAATCTTGCTGAACCTTTCGTCACTGCATAATTCAAATATGTCATTGTGTGTTACATCATAGCTTAGATGACTTCACTTAATATTCCTAAATTAGAAAATAGGAATAAGAAAGAGTAAATaggtgtttccaaacttttgactagtagtgtaCCTGTATGTAGTATTAAAGTAATttaagtttatataaaaaaaagaaagtaaccAAGCTATAGAGATAAATAAATCCTATCCTCAGTACATATAATCTTACCTGTCGAATAATGCTCTTGACACACGGCAATGGTAAGCCCTGGTAGTTAGATTTAATAATCCACTTCAGCAGATGGTGACCGAGAACTTCAAACACCATGCACACATCTGACAGATCAGAGTAAAGGAAAAATTTGGTCCCAGAAGAATAAACATCTAGATCCTTCAGGAACATGAGCAAAGAACTCCTGCTCATTATGAACAGTTCTCTTCAAATAAAAGAGTGAGTTGGGCTAAATCTGGGCAAAGAGACTAGACCCACAGCTGTGCATCGAAAGACTGAGTGGCAAAGCTGAGATTTGTGCCTGCACAGAAGCAGATATGGAATTTACTTGAAAAAAACCTGTGGATGTCTAGTAAAGTAATCTACGTAGACAAATATGGAGGCATTATTTGCAAAAGGCCACCTGTACGATACATcagaataaattattattttgtttttgtttttccctccatttacaccaatgagccaaaacattatgaccacctgcctaatatgctgttggtcctccgtgtgctgccaaaacagtgccgacccaccaaggcatggactctacaagacaccTGAAGGtgacctgtggtatctggcaccaagacatttgcagcagatccttcaagtcctgtaagttgcaaggtggagctgccgtggatcagacttgttggtccaacacatcccacagatgctcaattggattgagatctgttgaatttgaaggccagggcaacaccttgaactcttcatcatgttcctcaaacctttccaaaacaatgtgtgcagtgtggcatggtgcattatcctgctgaaagaggccactgccatcagtgaATACCAtttccatgaaggggtgtacctggtctgcaacaatgtttaggtaggtggcacgtgtcaaactgacgtccacatgaatggctagATCCaggttttcccagcagaacaatgcccagagcatcacactccctccaccagcttgccGTCTTCCCACAGCGCATCCTGGTGTCATCACTTacccaggtaaacagcgcacatgtacacggccatccactCAGCTCCGTGATGCGTCGACTGGTAGCAGGAAgcgttttttttaaaagttaatacaattttaattatcgatttattttttacacaaacctattgatttgcttcagaagacttgatcgacgtttatgctgcctaaatatgccttttggagtgtcaaacagccagcagtgtcatggcacccattcgctttcattgtatggacaaatggagctgaaatgtgcttataaaaatcttcattttggttctgctgaagaaggaaagacatacacatctgggatggcttaaaagtgagtaaataatggtgaactaatcctttaagtacccggatgatgcacttatTCAACCGccaaaatggagtgtggaattttggacacttcatgcactcagcgcacgtggcttgccatacatagcggaaagggtggagttacctggctgcgctgctggtctcacaaaacaattgtaaataatgaagaatgtagcagctggcGAAACTTCAGtgaatacagcaccttacaaatgtgagttgaatgctttcccatcaccccaagctgtgtgaatatgtacgctgtttaagatacaagtgctGAACTGAGGTTGGCAAGCGAGAAAACTAGCGGCAACACCTCACGTGTGCTTGAACCATcatttccatcagctgttaaactgcgaatgcttctgtgtagtaaaaaaaccttaagtgttccatttgggatgatactacactttgaaaatgtatacactatatggctgagtgcatagtatatttataagtgcatagtgtgtcgtttgggacacagcaagggtttatttgccataatgcaagtgaatagtgactccggtttgtcaagctcaaaaaaggacaaaaacaccataaaaccactcatgcactatattcccagtcttctgaaggaatatgatcattgtgtgatgaacagagtTAAATTTAGGCTGTTTTACACTCTCAAATGAAATCTCATTGGTTTTCATCAAGTTCCGTGACCAAACATGCAACATGACATCGTGacgtttggtcacaagacacaACGAGAACCAATAAGGTTTCCTGTTAACGATGATGTCGCCGCCATAATTCGGTTTAAGTGCAAATTaatgattttaattaatttttgagaaagcaagtcatatgcgcttggagcaacattagggtgagtaaataatgacaaaattataatgtttaggtgaactattcctttatgtctCATGAACCTTAAGTATACATAATACAGTTCTCGGTTCATTTTGAGTCAGACATTAAAGAAAATTCTTATGACTGCGGTTCAGTGAGTGAGTCATATGTTAAAGCAGTAACCTCTCAGGCGGATTCTGTGGTAAATTCATTAGAAGCTCGATCCTGTGAGTTTGAGTCTAAAAGAATGAAAAGGACTGCACTGGCCTCACTCTGTTTTTTCTATATTTGCAGCCAGCACAGGCAATCCAACAGAAAGACACTTTGTCTGTATTATTTTGCGGTACCTGGCCCTTTAAATTCATCGCATtaaattcagactgcaagctcacaacccTGTAAAATATCCCATCCTAAAAATACCCTAAACTCCCAGGAAACACTGCGATACACAGTACAGCAGTAGAAAAAACAGGCATGTTTGCGATGACAAGGATACGAGTTCCGTTGACTCCCGAGATCTTGAAGTCGTCCAATAACTGCACCACTTTCTCCCTGCTGGGATCATTCTGGTCCGTGTTTCTGACCTGAATTGACAAGAAGgggataagaaaaaaaataaaaataactcacAGACCTTGGACAGTTTTACAGGCGAGACAATCAACACTTTAAAACCATTGTCTTtggtttattataaaataaacctTGACAGCACTCTCATTCGAGGAAATTGCTTTCCCCAGGCCATGTGGTAAATCTGAGTTTCATATACTCAAATTCATGTGACACTAAATTATCTTGCGAATAATTGATCATAATGGTATCTATGGCAGCGCTGGTGTCAGGGGTAGCTCACCGCTCTCAAGAGCTTGATCTCGTCGAGTGCTGTTTCAGTGTAGTGCTCTGCACTCTTAACCACTTTCATTGCCACAAAGCGTTTCCCCCTGCAACCAAAACAATACATAAGCTCTATGTTCACATTCTTAAAACACATCCAAAACAACAATGATACTGCAGAAAGGTGATCTTGGTAAAACAAGGCGAACAtggtaaacatactgtatatcccaAGCAAGCCAAACCGTGGAAAAATGACCCCATCCCAGCTTGCGGATTACGTGGTAACATCCATTGAACAGGTCGCCTATTTTCACGTGGTGATAACCCCCTACAAAAAATTTTTGGTCATTAGAAAACTCAGCAACAACACCTTAAAAAAGGGTCCAAAATAAACATTCGACAAGCACCAAATGAGAGCAGAAATTGGCTGAGGCAAGTAAATCcaaataaaatgaattttaagACTGATGAGCCGACCCCTGCTGAAATAAGTTATGTAATTGATTGAAGTCAAATACATATGTCTGTTTTCCTTAGTGGAAAATTTTACCATCATTAGTTTACCTAGAATGCCTAAAGTTTTTTGTTCTCCGGAACTCCATGTGGCAGCACGTATCTGGGTTATCTCACATTAAGTCACCAAAACAAAACTATGAGGTTCAAAATCACAATCGCTCTTCAGTGACAACTTTATatgcacttttccaccatcgaaTTGTGCCGTTCTGTACCAATCCGGGCTCGCTGACACTGTTAGTTTCTGTGTCCACTGTGGTGCTGCGGAATCAACATTAAaatggactgactgagcaagtgGCCAAACTTGAGTCACCACTTCACTAAGGGCGTTCCAGCAGCAGTTCTTTTTCCTCCTGAGCACTGTTAGCTAAAGCTggcgccacactagcagactccaaacaactcgattttggccaagggtgtcacacatgcagactgttttgcagagatctcgctctcttcagtcataGGTATGACACACATGCCAATTAAAAATGGTGGGGAGGTAacaaacataccaactcaccgAAACACTCTCTCTCTGATTGAAGCAcgctgaaataacaacaggagtgcCACATGAGCATAAACAATTATAAAAGAGTGATTAACgatgtgattcatggagtaacataCCTTGTGTAAGtgcgtgattgtgtatttatcccctcgaggcttgccgTAGAACGCATATTTCCATATTCAGCTTTCActgagtaaagaaattacgttTTATAAAAACAGACCATTGTGCCTCCACCTTCTGGTTTCATTAGTCatttttagtgtaaaaaaaaaaaaaaaaaaacacagggaaaacgGTTGGAGAGAGAATCACTATGGATtgcaatcagcgtttgtgatatAAAGCTGAGTGCGATGAAGACGTTCAGATCAGCCTGATGTCTTGTCAgctcttcagtaaaagaagctcattggtcacttgaagagaacacTAGAGCTCGCCCCAAGGACATAAAGATTTTTTCTAACATGTTGGATCCTTTTTTCCATTGCTGGAACCATTAAATCAGCAGGGAGTCCAGACAGACATGGGAAAAATAACCTCCCACTGGCAAACGCGAATGTGCATCCCATCTCTCACCTACTGGCCggcgattatgttaatgaagctcacctgaaaatcactggaaaaatcagctagtgtgacACCGGTTTAACTGTGCTGATAAATCAGGGCCAGGAATGGTTTGTGATCTTACCGTACCGAatcgtgctcaagtggaaatggtACTGGAACTGTTACTCACCGTGCTCAAAATCaatcggcccgatggtggaaaagcacttttttttttttttaacaggtacCGTActgaaccgtgctcaagtggaaatggtACTGAAACTGTTACTCACCATGCTCAAAATCAATCGgcatgatggtggaaaagcactttTTTAACAGGTACAgattcacagagagagagagactagatTTTATTGCACCCATGAATCATATCTGCGTCTGACTAAAATTGTTATTAGCACAGGACTCCTACCCTTGCAGTAATCATTAGGGTCCTCCTGCTCCTCATCATCAGAGCCCAAGATCTCCTCATCTTGCTCCTGCAGAGAGGAATCAGGCTGCTGTGCAGCTCCCCTCGGGTGGGGCTCAGGCCTTGAGGAAGAAAGCTTATCTTTAGAAAACAGATGAAACAACAGCTGCGTAACAACCACCACCCACAGCCAATTACCTTCACACATCTTATTCTAGATTTGCTAGTGATGGATAGACAGGCAAATATTTCCCAGTGCCTTTAATATGCAGTTATTGGTGATAATTGAAAATCCTTTGGAAGGTTTGCTATGTATACTATTACCATCATTATCTTGATATTGCATCATAACACAATGGATATCTACTGGGCTCCACTAATGTAGGATCAGATATTTATGAAACACATAAATAAGTGCAGATGCTAATCTAAAGGGAATGCTGTGATGTTGCAGAGTTAGTAAGTCTGTCTTCTGTGGCTGACTCTAGCTCCAAACACTAGTCCAGAGGGAGTTGTGAAGGAAATCTTAAGAGGCGTGAAGCAGAGTGaaattttaaagcatattttcaCATTCAGAGTGTGTGTGGATACGGTTACAGCAAAGCTGTGAGATGAGCATATCATAAGAAAATGACATAAGATAATGCTTTACCAGAACGCAGCATGAATATGACTTTAACAATGTTACATGAATGCCTAATCAGTATCAtttagtagaggtagaccgatatatcggttttaccgattaattggtatgAGTTAcagatagttgctgatagtttttttttttttattatttgtttttaacaatcatgtgggatttgctgtatctaaatttttcatcattgacaatattcatatttttatcttcaatacatattttatcattttgtttagataatcaagtgttctaaattgaagcgaaggcatgcaaagaaaaatgtgactactGTATATGAAACAGTTCCTGTTGGCACATAGCCTACATCGTGCCATCAACTTCATAtcttctgaataataataataaaaacctcatctgctaaagtatacaaaacccttcatctggtaaatatataagctagaacattttttaaatttagataaatacttaaatatagagcattgtaacggagccaagtctctgtaatttcaaaataagagtcccttgtgtgttttgggcttgtttacagttaaaagtctcacaatatcttcatttttttaattggGATTGGGATCTGCATCTtgcagcctctatgtctgtgtccGTCATAGTAACGAaagattaaacattttttaacattctataaatcgattttaaaactatcggccgattagtCGTtatcttttccaccaccttagtcatcatatcggcaaaatccactatcggtagACCTCTATTTagtaatacagtgcattcagaaagtattcagaccccttcatttttttcacattttgttatgttgcagtcttatgctaaaatgcttttttcctCCACATCTACACaccataccctataatgacaaagcaaaaaccagatttttgataactcgcaaatttattaaaaagaaaaaactgaaatatcacattgacataagtattcagaccctttgctatgacacttgaaatttagctcaggtgcatcccatttctctggatcatctttgagatgtttctacactttgattggagtccatctgtggcaaattcaattgattggacatgatttggagcagcatacacctgtctatataagagaCACCAAGAACCAGATGGTAACTCTgactgagctccagagatcatgtgtggagaagggagaaacttgcagaaagacaaccatcactacaacactccaccaatctgggctttatggcagagtggccagacggaagcctctcctcagtgcaagacacaaaaacaaGCACCTAAAGGacagtgagaaacaagattctctggtctgatgaaacgaagattgaactgtttggcctcaaaaccaggcatcgctcatcacctgcgcaataccatcccaatggtgaagcatggtggtggtagcatcatgctgtgggtgtgtttttcagcggcagggaccaggggactggtcagggttgaaggaaagctgaacgcagccaaatacagagatatccttaatgaaaacctggtgcAGAGCACTCAGgatctcagactgggccgaaggttcaccttccaacaggacaatgaccctaagcacacagccaagacaacgcaagagtggcttagggacaactctgtgaatgttcttgagtggcccagccaaagtccagacttgaacccaatggTGAactttcggcccagtctgaggtccagagcgctctggaccaggttttcattaaggatatttcTGTATGGCTGGGAATATTCGGAAGGAGgggcttaatgtatataatttgattctgtattttctgctctgtttatttaatttgtgaatggaatcaatacaaattgttaataacaaaacagGCTCACTTGCAGCCAGAATAACCACCTCTGTTTTTTGCTGACCACAATGCGTTTTATGCTGTAAATTATTGGCTGCCAAGACATTTATAAACCAATAATAA from Myxocyprinus asiaticus isolate MX2 ecotype Aquarium Trade chromosome 35, UBuf_Myxa_2, whole genome shotgun sequence includes these protein-coding regions:
- the LOC127426316 gene encoding SRSF protein kinase 1-like isoform X5 yields the protein MCVRTDVAFLCLWYMALSLACQPLLPSLALSLMGIRASCRPEPHPRGAAQQPDSSLQEQDEEILGSDDEEQEDPNDYCKGGYHHVKIGDLFNGCYHVIRKLGWGHFSTVWLAWDIQGKRFVAMKVVKSAEHYTETALDEIKLLRAVRNTDQNDPSREKVVQLLDDFKISGVNGTHVCMVFEVLGHHLLKWIIKSNYQGLPLPCVKSIIRQVLQGLDYLHTKCKIIHTDIKPENILMDVNEAYVKRLAAEATEWQKSGAPPPSGSAVSTAPAPKQMAKMSKNKKKKMKKKQKRQALLLEKRILEIEGLEKGPDGGGEEEEDDETETPDSTPSIPTTQTIHDITAEATLDGIADGWSQLRGGVNGHSQGPEDEQTPDLQLQLKDETPVNPYDSSTEGSEPPNPYPACNGTEEKDPSPPSPAATDAKIAAGNLLVNPLEPLNADKIQVKIADLGNACWVHKHFTDDIQTRQYRSLEVLIGTGYGTPADIWSTACMAFELATGDYLFEPHSGEDYSRDEDHIALIIELLGKIPRKLILNGKYSKEFFTKKGDLRHITKLKPWGLMDVLVEKYEWAQEEAQNFTDFLLPMLDLVPEKRATAAECLCHSWITS